One genomic window of Amyelois transitella isolate CPQ chromosome 8, ilAmyTran1.1, whole genome shotgun sequence includes the following:
- the LOC106139198 gene encoding uncharacterized protein LOC106139198, translating to MFVSRPIVSRLLQQTVRRYHGGEHFKPPSMDELPVPSGSWQAQYDANQRRYNAVLLFGVAFTVGSIIAAKASGLVYLNYYPPKSID from the exons atgtttgtgtCACGGCCCATTGTTTCTCGCCTACTCCAGCAAACAG TACGTCGCTACCATGGCGGAGAGCACTTCAAGCCACCGTCCATGGACGAGCTGCCCGTGCCGAGCGGCTCGTGGCAGGCGCAGTACGACGCCAACCAGCGCCGCTACAACGCCGTGCTGCTCTTCGGAGTCGCCTTCACCGTTGGAAGTATAATCGCT GCTAAAGCTTCAGGTCTGGTCTACCTCAACTACTACCCCCCCAAGTCCATCGACTAA
- the LOC106139199 gene encoding major facilitator superfamily domain-containing protein 8 gives MDEEESKGLTKANGVKVVTEGSGAPKSEDGRGEDAGAGLLESEQQRKERWRSVYVIYFTMFQMSLGFSIVLTGVWPYLDKLEPGAKKEVLGLAVGANPLGQLLFSPLLGLWANRAGSARAPLLATLALFVLASTLYAQLHLTRPYAKYWMLLARFLVGVSSANIAVARSYLSSATLVSERTRAVAWVSLAQVLGFVVGPALQAAAAPLGPGPPYPPPGDLSSPLRLDMYTAAGWINAVFGIVNFVLFLPWFFKERPIAAREAMVAQGKDSEKEALKALKPDLISSWTLVLAFFVLVFNFVLLETLATSLTMDQFAWSKRQALEYMGALMSGGAVVACVTFALISPLTKFFEERALLLWGGFLLTGVASLLCIPWGPGGPPLAPPDAAEAGGGCPAAAQPWCETTRGLTLTQFLLGYASVSVGYSLGVTLIQTIFSKVLGPRPQGVWMGVLTGAGCVSRALGPVFVAAVYARRGPAATFSCTAALTFLALAALRAVYGRLQPPPLAPPAAELRPLSRPPDEAATDLVA, from the exons ATGGATGAGGAAGAATCGAAAGGCCTGACGAAGGCGAATGGAGTGAAAGTGGTTACAGAAGGATCGGGCGCTCCTAAATCTGAAGACGGCAGAGGGGAGGATGCGGGGGCGGGGCTGCTGGAGAGCGAGCAGCAGCGGAAGGAGCGCTGGCGCAGCGTGTATGTGATATATTTCACCATGTTCCAGATGTCGCTGGGCTTCAGCATCGTCCTCACCGGCGTCTGGCCGTATCTCGACAAG CTAGAGCCCGGCGCGAAGAAGGAAGTGCTGGGGCTAGCAGTGGGCGCCAATCCCCTGGGACAGCTGCTGTTTTCACCGCTGCTGGGGCTGTGGGCCAACCGCGCGGGGTCTGCGCGTGCGCCGCTGCTGGCCACTCTCGCGCTGTTCGTGCTCGCCAGCACGCTTTACGCGCAACTGCATCTCACACGACCCTACGCCAAGTACTGGATGCTTCTCGCGAGGTTTCTCGTCGGTGTTAGCTCAg CCAACATCGCAGTGGCGCGGTCCTACCTGTCGTCAGCCACGCTGGTGTCGGAGCGCACGCGCGCCGTGGCCTGGGTGTCGCTGGCGCAGGTGCTGGGCTTCGTGGTGGGGCCGGCGCTGCAG GCCGCCGCAGCCCCGCTCGGGCCGGGGCCCCCCTACCCTCCCCCCGGCGACCTCTCCTCCCCGCTCCGCCTGGACATGTACACCGCGGCAGGCTGGATCAATGCAGTTTTCGGGATCGTCAATTTCGTGCTGTTCTTACCGTGGTTCTTCAAGGAGAGGCCCATCGCTGCCAGGGAGGCCATGGTGGCACAGGGAAAAGATTCAG AGAAAGAAGCACTGAAAGCACTCAAGCCGGACTTAATCAGCAGCTGGACGTTGGTGCTGGCGTTCTTCGTGTTGGTGTTCAACTTCGTGCTGTTGGAGACGCTCGCCACCAGCCTCACCATGGACCAGTTCGCGTGGAGCAAGCGCCAGGCGCTGGAGTACATGGGCGCGCTCATGAGCGGCGGGGCAGTCGTCGCCTGCGTCACTTTCGCGCTCATCTCGCCGCTCACCAAATTCTTTGAAGAAAG AGCGCTACTGCTCTGGGGCGGTTTCCTATTAACTGGTGTGGCATCACTACTGTGCATTCCATGGGGCCCGGGCGGGCCGCCGCTGGCGCCGCCGGACGCCGCGGAGGCCGGCGGCGGCTGCCCGGCGGCCGCGCAGCCGTGGTGCGAGACCACGCGCGGGCTGACGCTCACGCAGTTCTTGCTCGGCTACGCTAGCGTCTCCGTGGGGTATTCGCTCGGCGTCACGCTCATACAGACCATCTTCTCCAAAGTGCTGGGTCCTAGGCCGCAG GGCGTGTGGATGGGCGTGCTGACGGGCGCGGGCTGCGTGTCGCGCGCGCTGGGCCCGGTGTTCGTGGCGGCGGTGTACGCGCGGCGCGGGCCGGCCGCCACCTTCAGCTGCACGGCGGCGCTGACCTTCCTCGCGCTGGCGGCGCTGCGGGCGGTGTACGGCCGCCTGCAGCCGCCGCCGCTGGCGCCGCCCGCAGCGGAGCTCCGGCCGCTGAGCCGCCCGCCGGACGAAGCGGCCACAGATTTGGTCGCGTAG